A window from Streptomyces subrutilus encodes these proteins:
- a CDS encoding aminotransferase class V-fold PLP-dependent enzyme, with product MNTPTHHARHTAHLNTAYAGRMPRAVRAVLAGRTAHDDRHTAPAPPGRPAPRERALHELLGRLLGVAADDTVLATGAAQVFDAYTARLDLRPGDRIWTTPHEGVAQLTALHALRDRTRARLETVPLRTDGDLDLDWMREHLDDDVALVSVVHVSAACGTLNPAEDIGRLLAPHRARYLLDASHSAGQLPLDAARIGCDLLTADGFRFLRGPQDTGFAYLRPGREDTHPQAPAPTPAAAAALACALAHPAPAAPDLLPRLRAALRQIPGTELLPAGTAQAGILAFRHPQVPAALLRRRLARLGVAVAKTVAQETPLHPAGRGGATAVRVSVTADTTPRDLDRLTHALEQILREEHHTTTNTAAVHPPRQTAAPVRAAAGHSTPRPAHTTPPPRRGHLTLHLTP from the coding sequence ATGAACACGCCGACGCACCACGCCCGGCACACGGCCCACCTGAACACCGCCTACGCCGGCCGGATGCCGCGGGCCGTGCGCGCCGTCCTCGCCGGGCGCACCGCCCACGACGACCGCCACACCGCCCCCGCACCCCCCGGACGGCCCGCCCCCCGCGAGAGGGCCCTCCACGAACTCCTCGGCCGCCTGCTGGGCGTGGCCGCCGACGACACCGTCCTGGCCACCGGCGCGGCCCAGGTCTTCGACGCCTACACCGCCCGCCTCGACCTCCGCCCCGGCGACCGGATCTGGACCACCCCCCACGAAGGCGTCGCCCAGCTGACCGCCCTGCACGCCCTGCGCGACCGCACCCGCGCCCGCCTGGAGACCGTCCCGCTGCGCACGGACGGCGACCTCGACCTGGACTGGATGCGCGAGCACCTCGACGACGACGTCGCCCTGGTCTCCGTCGTCCACGTCTCCGCCGCCTGCGGCACCCTCAACCCCGCCGAGGACATCGGCCGGCTCCTGGCACCCCACCGGGCCCGCTACCTCCTCGACGCCTCCCACTCCGCCGGCCAACTCCCCCTGGACGCCGCCCGCATCGGCTGCGACCTCCTGACGGCCGACGGCTTCCGCTTCCTGCGCGGCCCCCAGGACACCGGCTTCGCCTACCTGCGCCCCGGCCGCGAGGACACCCACCCCCAGGCACCCGCCCCCACCCCCGCCGCCGCGGCCGCCCTGGCCTGCGCCCTGGCCCACCCCGCCCCCGCCGCCCCCGACCTGCTGCCCCGGCTGCGGGCCGCCCTGCGGCAGATCCCCGGCACCGAACTCCTGCCCGCCGGCACCGCCCAGGCCGGCATCCTCGCCTTCCGCCACCCGCAGGTCCCCGCCGCCCTCCTGCGCCGCCGACTCGCCCGCCTGGGCGTCGCCGTCGCCAAGACCGTCGCCCAGGAAACCCCCCTCCACCCCGCCGGCCGGGGCGGCGCCACCGCCGTCCGCGTCTCCGTCACCGCCGACACCACCCCCCGCGACCTCGACCGCCTCACCCACGCCCTCGAACAGATCCTGCGCGAGGAACACCACACCACCACCAACACCGCCGCCGTCCACCCGCCCCGGCAGACCGCCGCCCCCGTGCGCGCCGCGGCCGGCCACAGCACCCCCCGCCCCGCCCACACCACCCCGCCGCCGCGCCGCGGCCACCTCACCCTGCACCTCACCCCCTGA
- a CDS encoding AfsR/SARP family transcriptional regulator, whose product MRIQVLGPLSAEVNGGSIVPTAGKPRQVLSLLALYPGRVMPVPTLMEEIWGTQPPQSALTTLQTYILQLRRRLGTAMGPDAPGGAKEVLATRHGGYLLQIPEDSVDVHDWERLIREGQGAYEAGDSQLAADRLRAALDLWRGPALVDVRVGPILDIEVMRLEESRLVTVERRIDADLRLGRHSELIAELTDLTARHPQHEGLHSQVMVALYRSGRQATALDVYRRLRGRLVEDLGVEPSPQLQRLHQAMLAVDPALEVLAGPRRTSTFDLFAA is encoded by the coding sequence ATGAGGATTCAGGTTCTGGGTCCGTTGAGCGCCGAGGTCAACGGCGGCTCGATCGTTCCGACCGCGGGCAAGCCGAGACAGGTCCTGTCGCTGCTCGCGCTGTATCCCGGGCGCGTGATGCCGGTGCCCACCCTCATGGAGGAGATCTGGGGGACCCAGCCGCCGCAGAGCGCACTGACCACCCTGCAGACGTACATCCTGCAGCTGCGCCGCCGCCTGGGGACCGCGATGGGACCCGACGCGCCGGGCGGCGCCAAGGAGGTCCTGGCCACCCGGCACGGCGGCTACCTGCTGCAGATACCCGAGGACAGCGTCGACGTCCACGACTGGGAACGGCTGATCCGCGAGGGCCAGGGCGCCTACGAGGCGGGCGACAGCCAGCTGGCCGCCGACCGGCTGCGGGCCGCGCTGGACCTGTGGCGGGGGCCGGCGCTGGTCGACGTACGGGTCGGGCCGATCCTCGACATCGAGGTGATGCGCCTGGAGGAGAGCCGCCTGGTCACCGTGGAGCGGCGCATCGACGCCGACCTGCGCCTGGGACGCCACAGCGAACTGATCGCCGAACTCACCGACCTGACCGCCCGTCACCCCCAGCACGAGGGGCTGCACTCGCAGGTCATGGTCGCGCTCTACCGCTCCGGCCGCCAGGCGACCGCCCTGGACGTCTACCGGCGGCTGCGCGGACGCCTCGTCGAGGACCTGGGCGTGGAGCCCTCACCGCAGCTGCAGCGCCTGCACCAGGCCATGCTCGCCGTCGACCCCGCCTTGGAGGTCCTCGCCGGACCCCGGCGCACCTCGACGTTCGACCTCTTCGCCGCCTGA